In Deinococcus cellulosilyticus NBRC 106333 = KACC 11606, the genomic window CCGAGTAAGGTTTGCCGTCTGCCCTGGTGTTGCCCTCTTCGGTGAGTCGCTGCTGGATCTGCTTGAACGTCATGCCACTGTCCCTGAGGAAACGCACGTATCCCGCAATCTTCTTTTTGCGCATCGAGGCTTCATCCCGTCTGGCTGCAGCACCCTTCAACTGGGCTTCGTGTGTCAGGTTCTCCGGCTTCCCCAACCTGGTGCCTTTCGCCCTGGCCGTTGCGAGTGCATCTCGGGTCCGGGTGCTGATCAGCTTGGCTTCCTTCTCTGCCACAGCAGCCAGAATGTGAATGGTCAAATTGTCCACTTCCGGCATGTCCACTGCCACAAACCGAACTTTGCTTTCCAGCAGCTCGGCAATGAA contains:
- a CDS encoding recombinase family protein, encoding MKAIAYYRISRKKESGIYLGMEAQRSSVESYARVHQLQVIQDFEEVETGTGKRHRPQLQAALKKAQQEGAVLLIAKLDRLARNVRFIAELLESKVRFVAVDMPEVDNLTIHILAAVAEKEAKLISTRTRDALATARAKGTRLGKPENLTHEAQLKGAAARRDEASMRKKKIAGYVRFLRDSGMTFKQIQQRLTEEGNTRADGKPYSVMFIHRAYRFALEHTGP